A window of Syntrophales bacterium contains these coding sequences:
- a CDS encoding HDIG domain-containing protein, with translation MNGTSCPIPDRETCYRIMVDTAMMEHIAAHSIQVCRVAATLADLLADRGIILNRSLVVAGALLHDITKSRSIETGENHAATGSEFVRSLGYPEVSRVVAQHVRLVEQADGTPVREEEIVHYADKRVIHTRIGSLADRLRYIMARYGTDRNRRNMIRSLFRQCLRVEERLFSHLDCTPEDLADLVFPVEQARELAAYRDMYHKSVRERDSAPGEP, from the coding sequence GTGAACGGCACCTCCTGCCCCATACCAGACAGGGAAACCTGCTACCGGATCATGGTGGACACGGCCATGATGGAGCATATTGCCGCCCATTCTATCCAGGTCTGCCGTGTGGCCGCGACGCTTGCGGACCTGCTTGCCGACCGCGGCATTATCCTCAACCGCAGCCTGGTCGTCGCGGGTGCGCTTCTCCACGACATAACCAAAAGCAGAAGCATCGAAACAGGGGAGAACCATGCTGCGACGGGGAGCGAATTTGTCCGCAGCCTTGGATATCCCGAGGTGAGCCGTGTTGTCGCCCAGCATGTTCGACTGGTTGAACAGGCAGACGGCACTCCTGTCCGAGAAGAGGAAATCGTTCACTATGCCGACAAGAGAGTCATCCATACCCGCATCGGCTCTCTGGCCGACCGACTCCGGTATATCATGGCGCGATACGGTACGGACCGTAACCGCAGGAACATGATCCGTTCCCTGTTCAGGCAGTGCCTCCGTGTCGAGGAGAGGCTGTTTTCGCATCTCGACTGTACCCCGGAAGACCTGGCGGATCTGGTCTTTCCCGTTGAACAGGCCCGTGAATTGGCTGCGTACCGGGATATGTACCACAAAAGCGTGCGGGAACGGGACTCGGCACCAGGAGAGCCGTAG
- a CDS encoding response regulator transcription factor, which yields MAGSPILIVEDDMKIARIMKAYLEGAGFSVAHRSRGKEALSLAKETAPILVLLDLMLPGMSGEELIQELRSIGDFPVIMVSAKASEEERLAGFALGADDYIVKPFSPRELVWRVKAVLKRWQKNDLFETKILRFNDGSLVLDGDSYEAARDGVPLDLTPTEFKVLFTLAQSPGVVFTRDKLVDRALGYQYEGYDRTVDAHIKNIRHKIERDPRHPVLITTIYGVGYRFSGKPDV from the coding sequence ATGGCCGGATCACCAATACTTATCGTCGAAGACGACATGAAGATCGCCCGGATCATGAAAGCCTACCTCGAAGGCGCCGGCTTTTCCGTTGCCCATCGCTCCAGAGGGAAGGAAGCACTGTCACTGGCGAAAGAAACAGCGCCGATCCTGGTACTCCTCGATCTCATGCTTCCCGGCATGAGCGGAGAAGAGCTCATCCAGGAACTCAGGAGCATCGGAGATTTTCCCGTCATCATGGTATCGGCCAAGGCTTCCGAGGAGGAGCGGCTCGCGGGGTTCGCCCTCGGCGCCGACGACTACATCGTCAAGCCCTTCAGTCCCCGTGAACTCGTCTGGCGTGTCAAGGCCGTCCTGAAACGATGGCAGAAAAACGATCTTTTTGAAACGAAGATTCTGCGTTTTAACGATGGCAGCCTCGTCCTGGACGGCGACTCCTATGAAGCCGCCAGGGATGGGGTTCCCCTCGATCTGACCCCCACGGAATTCAAGGTTCTTTTTACGCTGGCGCAATCACCGGGCGTTGTTTTCACCCGGGACAAGCTGGTCGACCGTGCCCTGGGATACCAGTATGAGGGGTACGACCGGACAGTGGATGCCCACATAAAAAACATACGCCATAAAATTGAACGAGATCCCAGGCATCCGGTTTTGATCACAACCATCTATGGCGTCGGCTACCGTTTTTCCGGCAAACCCGATGTTTAA
- a CDS encoding MTAP family purine nucleoside phosphorylase yields the protein MLGIVVSTVFLEEPFLPSMERTTLDTPFGPVTIFLSGEYACIPRHGADPENHILPHLINHRAHMAALRNLGVTGVIGLNSAGSLKKDLSPGTLVVPHDFIALSPTPTVFENRYAHTVPSLDETLRGRLVAAAESCGVTGLVPSGVYWQTTGPRFETKAEIGMMAAFTDIVGMTMASEAVVCCELGLPYASLCSIDNYAHGIIDRELSAEAVRKAAGLNARSMWNITRRLS from the coding sequence ATGCTGGGCATTGTAGTCAGTACGGTCTTCCTTGAGGAACCGTTTTTACCGTCAATGGAACGGACGACCCTCGATACGCCCTTCGGCCCGGTCACAATTTTTCTCTCCGGGGAATATGCCTGCATACCCCGTCACGGAGCAGACCCGGAGAACCACATACTTCCTCACCTCATCAATCACCGGGCACACATGGCGGCATTACGAAACCTGGGCGTTACCGGCGTCATAGGCTTGAACTCAGCGGGATCACTCAAGAAAGACCTATCGCCGGGCACCCTTGTCGTGCCCCATGATTTTATCGCCTTGTCTCCGACACCCACCGTATTTGAGAATCGATACGCCCACACGGTACCCTCTCTCGATGAAACCCTTCGAGGCCGACTCGTAGCGGCCGCCGAATCATGCGGCGTAACCGGGCTTGTCCCGTCGGGGGTATACTGGCAGACAACGGGACCCCGCTTCGAAACGAAGGCTGAAATCGGCATGATGGCCGCTTTCACCGATATCGTGGGCATGACCATGGCAAGTGAGGCGGTCGTCTGCTGCGAACTGGGACTTCCCTATGCCTCCCTCTGCTCCATTGACAACTATGCCCACGGGATCATCGACCGGGAGCTTTCTGCCGAAGCCGTGCGTAAGGCGGCAGGCCTGAACGCGCGGTCCATGTGGAATATCACGCGGCGCTTGTCATAA
- a CDS encoding DnaJ domain-containing protein, which translates to MDRSDYYSVLGVDPSASEQDIKAAYRKGALAHHPDRNGDNPQAAEKMKALNEAYAVLSDRSKRSEYDALRHRYGPGAHDRFRQSWSQQDIFSGSDIQSVFEELSRAFGLRGFEELFRQGNGAQWRTFTFGSSQNPGQGFVFTGSFGTGHHPRRGSVSVQSRGAARFASHIFRKMTGMDLPVAGADIRDTLRITPRRSAGGDTVRYYIRNRDKDVLISIPPQVKDGQQMRLAGMGEEGSGGAPPGDLYLTVKIKKPLLEKARSFLSFFTS; encoded by the coding sequence ATGGACAGGAGTGATTACTACAGCGTGCTGGGGGTCGATCCCTCGGCCTCCGAACAGGACATCAAGGCGGCGTACCGGAAGGGCGCTCTCGCCCACCATCCCGACCGGAACGGAGACAATCCTCAGGCCGCCGAAAAAATGAAGGCGCTCAACGAGGCATACGCCGTACTGTCCGACAGGTCAAAACGCAGTGAATATGACGCCCTCAGGCATCGTTACGGTCCAGGTGCCCATGATCGTTTCCGCCAATCCTGGTCGCAACAGGATATTTTCAGCGGATCGGACATTCAGAGTGTTTTTGAGGAACTCTCGAGGGCTTTCGGACTTCGGGGATTTGAAGAGCTGTTCAGACAGGGAAACGGTGCCCAGTGGCGGACCTTTACCTTCGGCAGTTCGCAAAACCCCGGACAGGGATTTGTTTTCACGGGATCCTTCGGGACGGGCCATCATCCCCGCCGGGGGAGTGTTTCCGTCCAGTCACGGGGCGCCGCCCGGTTTGCAAGCCACATTTTCAGAAAAATGACCGGTATGGATCTCCCCGTGGCGGGGGCCGACATCAGAGACACCCTGCGAATAACCCCGCGCCGGTCGGCCGGAGGGGATACCGTCAGGTATTATATCAGGAACCGTGATAAGGATGTCCTTATCAGCATTCCCCCGCAGGTGAAGGACGGACAGCAGATGCGCCTCGCGGGAATGGGTGAGGAAGGATCGGGGGGAGCGCCGCCGGGGGACCTGTACTTGACGGTGAAAATCAAGAAACCGCTGCTCGAGAAAGCGCGTTCGTTTCTGTCGTTCTTCACCTCGTAG
- a CDS encoding periplasmic heavy metal sensor, translating into MLKKTVLITAAIVMMGFPAVQTSNADPGHTRGHRTSPRIECSDEQRALMHEYREKKQELRSELRKDDIDGKRVSALIKELKEMRAAMDLPERTRPGSHKGERTNRSRHRHGTR; encoded by the coding sequence ATGTTGAAAAAAACAGTACTGATAACGGCAGCAATAGTCATGATGGGATTTCCGGCGGTTCAGACGTCCAATGCGGATCCGGGGCACACCCGTGGGCACCGAACGTCACCCCGCATCGAATGTTCAGATGAACAGCGGGCCCTGATGCATGAATACCGCGAAAAAAAGCAGGAACTGAGGAGTGAGCTGCGCAAGGACGATATCGACGGAAAGCGGGTCTCCGCCCTGATAAAGGAGTTAAAAGAAATGAGGGCGGCAATGGATCTGCCCGAGAGAACCCGTCCCGGCAGCCACAAGGGCGAAAGGACGAATCGGTCCCGGCATCGACACGGAACACGATGA
- a CDS encoding sodium:calcium antiporter, whose amino-acid sequence MNILRYLYDAEYLSAALGDAHVAVLIVITLAGIIVLSKGADWMIDGVVSLALKTRIPTIVIGATILSLGTTTPEASVSVMAAWMGDGGLALGNAVGSIIADTGLIFGLTCIFAVTPADRFILNRTGWVQVGTATLLVVFALASWYRSPAEPTLYRWVGVIFLVMLMAYMALSVHWARRSSAVIPAGGGTEPLKTMDTPRSWILIIPGLVLVLAGARVLIPCATETAFRVGVPNDVIAATMVALGTSLPELMTAIAAVRKGHPEITVGNIVGADVLNCLFVIGASAAVSPLSIPPTFFIFHFPAMLVILYSFRFFIFMNRDGTFKRWQGIWLLSIYLVYVTLQYAFNLGGP is encoded by the coding sequence ATGAATATACTTCGTTATCTGTACGACGCAGAGTACCTCTCGGCAGCCCTCGGAGACGCTCACGTCGCTGTTCTTATCGTCATAACCCTGGCCGGCATCATCGTTCTTTCCAAGGGCGCGGACTGGATGATCGACGGCGTCGTGTCTCTGGCATTGAAAACCCGGATTCCCACCATTGTCATCGGCGCGACGATCTTGTCCCTGGGCACGACCACCCCTGAAGCTTCCGTGTCTGTCATGGCCGCCTGGATGGGTGACGGCGGACTTGCCCTCGGAAACGCCGTCGGTTCGATTATCGCGGATACGGGTTTGATCTTTGGTCTCACCTGCATTTTTGCCGTTACTCCCGCGGACCGGTTTATCCTCAACCGTACGGGCTGGGTACAGGTGGGCACGGCTACCCTCCTGGTGGTGTTTGCCCTCGCCTCCTGGTACCGAAGCCCCGCCGAACCCACGCTGTATCGTTGGGTAGGCGTGATCTTTCTTGTCATGCTCATGGCGTACATGGCACTTTCCGTCCACTGGGCTCGTCGGAGTTCCGCGGTCATCCCGGCGGGAGGCGGGACCGAACCGCTGAAAACGATGGACACCCCGAGATCCTGGATTCTGATCATCCCGGGCCTCGTTCTCGTCCTGGCGGGCGCCAGGGTACTTATTCCCTGTGCCACGGAAACGGCCTTCCGGGTCGGTGTTCCCAATGATGTCATAGCCGCCACCATGGTGGCCCTGGGAACTTCACTCCCGGAACTCATGACGGCCATAGCCGCCGTTCGCAAGGGACATCCGGAAATAACGGTGGGGAACATCGTCGGCGCCGACGTCCTCAACTGTCTCTTCGTTATCGGTGCCTCAGCCGCCGTGAGTCCCCTGTCTATTCCACCGACCTTTTTCATTTTTCACTTCCCGGCCATGCTTGTAATCCTTTATTCCTTCCGGTTCTTCATCTTCATGAACCGGGACGGCACCTTCAAACGGTGGCAGGGAATCTGGCTGCTGTCCATCTATCTCGTGTACGTGACGCTTCAGTACGCCTTCAACCTCGGCGGCCCGTAG
- a CDS encoding HAMP domain-containing histidine kinase, with protein sequence MFKKLRTKILLSLLVVSCLSPAAAVVFRFMVMSDFEQYRQGETLDRVQWITAVIEGTYEDAAGWDRYAVAENTIGALMMGLDVTVMDRNGTVIMTSRQALEDISETMRRRVEGALSAQRFGAAVRTMDFPLFSGGEEIGTVDIAFMERGKDQFFLERAENFLLVSLLLTALLAIVISLGLTRGLVQPINRLAESARAISRGDQYRTVAIPGKDEIASLSRAFNRMSETLERQERLRKKLISNVAHELRTPVTAMRSELEAMADGIIRTDESTLKSLLEETGRLTSLIEGIEDLSHAEAGALSLTRETIQLRSFIAHIVDRFRPLFSQAGVRLDFDCHESETLRADPEKLSRILVNLVSNALQATEPGGEVHLEARRKGDRTILVIGDTGSGIDAESLPHVFERFYTTGQGRLGLGLAIVKELVEAHDGHITVESEVGRGTTFTLSLPSLHNVS encoded by the coding sequence ATGTTTAAAAAGCTTCGGACGAAAATTCTCCTGTCCCTCCTCGTCGTATCGTGCCTGTCTCCGGCTGCGGCGGTGGTTTTCCGTTTCATGGTGATGTCCGACTTCGAACAGTACCGGCAGGGAGAGACTCTTGACCGGGTCCAGTGGATCACGGCCGTCATCGAAGGAACCTACGAAGACGCGGCCGGATGGGATCGATATGCCGTGGCGGAAAATACGATCGGGGCCCTGATGATGGGCCTGGATGTCACCGTCATGGACCGGAACGGCACCGTCATCATGACCTCCCGGCAAGCCCTGGAAGACATATCCGAAACGATGCGCCGGAGGGTTGAAGGCGCCCTTTCCGCACAGCGTTTCGGGGCAGCCGTCCGAACCATGGATTTCCCGCTTTTTTCAGGGGGCGAGGAAATCGGCACTGTCGACATCGCCTTCATGGAGCGTGGGAAAGATCAGTTTTTTCTTGAACGGGCCGAGAATTTCCTGCTGGTGTCCCTGCTTTTGACAGCCCTGCTGGCCATCGTCATCAGCCTGGGACTCACACGGGGCCTGGTCCAACCCATCAACAGGCTGGCCGAATCGGCAAGGGCCATTTCCAGGGGCGACCAGTACCGAACGGTTGCCATTCCGGGGAAAGATGAAATCGCCTCTCTGTCGAGGGCCTTTAACCGGATGTCGGAAACGCTTGAACGCCAGGAACGCTTGAGGAAAAAACTCATCTCGAACGTGGCCCACGAATTACGAACTCCCGTCACCGCCATGAGGAGTGAACTGGAAGCCATGGCGGATGGCATCATACGGACCGATGAATCCACCCTGAAATCACTTCTTGAAGAAACGGGACGACTCACCTCCCTCATCGAGGGGATCGAGGACCTTTCCCACGCCGAGGCCGGCGCGCTTTCCCTCACCCGCGAAACGATTCAGCTCCGCTCTTTCATCGCGCACATTGTGGACCGGTTCAGGCCGCTCTTCAGCCAGGCCGGTGTCCGCCTTGATTTCGACTGCCATGAATCGGAGACGCTCCGGGCAGACCCGGAAAAACTCAGCAGGATTCTTGTCAATCTGGTAAGCAACGCCCTTCAGGCGACGGAACCGGGCGGCGAAGTACACCTGGAGGCCCGCCGGAAGGGGGACCGGACAATCCTGGTGATAGGGGATACGGGTTCGGGAATCGATGCCGAATCACTTCCCCATGTATTTGAACGCTTCTACACTACCGGGCAGGGAAGGCTCGGCCTGGGCCTTGCCATCGTCAAGGAACTCGTTGAGGCCCACGACGGACATATTACCGTGGAAAGCGAAGTGGGAAGAGGGACGACCTTCACTCTTTCCTTGCCTTCCCTTCACAATGTTTCATAA
- a CDS encoding cold-shock protein, which produces MAEGTVKWFNEKKGFGFIEKDDGGDVFVHFSAIQSTGFKTLSENQRVSFEIEQGPKGPAAVNVKVL; this is translated from the coding sequence ATGGCAGAAGGAACGGTAAAATGGTTCAACGAAAAGAAGGGGTTCGGGTTCATCGAGAAAGATGACGGCGGAGATGTTTTTGTACATTTCAGCGCGATCCAGAGTACCGGATTCAAAACCCTTTCAGAGAACCAGCGGGTAAGCTTCGAAATCGAACAGGGCCCGAAGGGGCCGGCGGCCGTCAACGTAAAGGTCCTGTAA